A window of the Diabrotica undecimpunctata isolate CICGRU chromosome 1, icDiaUnde3, whole genome shotgun sequence genome harbors these coding sequences:
- the LOC140432954 gene encoding uncharacterized protein codes for MANLPRERVQIARPFINVGVDFGGPFPIKTSKLKRAPLTKAYMAVFVCLATRAVHVELISSLSTEAFLLTLKRFIARRGNPSIIFSDNGTNFLGAKNQLKELYELLLKGDTSESIRSFATSYQIQWKFIPPRSPHHGGIWEAATKSFKYHLVRIMGNSNFTFEELSTVLSQIEAVLNSRPICALSDDPSDFSFLTPGHFLIGSNLMSYPALDLSDIQENKLSLWNKCTRIQQHMWKV; via the coding sequence ATGGCTAATCTCCCGAGGGAAAGAGTTCAAATTGCACGTCCATTTATAAACGTTGGAGTTGATTTTGGTGGTCCATTTCCAATCAAGACCTCTAAACTCAAGAGAGCTCCCCTTACTAAGGCCTATATGGCAGTGTTTGTATGTTTAGCTACTCGCGCCGTGCATGTGGAATTAATTTCTAGTCTTTCTACTGAAGCGTTCTTATTGACTCTGAAAAGATTTATCGCCCGAAGGGGTAATCCGAGtatcattttcagcgataatggCACCAACTTTCTAGGTGCGAAAAATCAATTGAAAGAACTTTATGAGTTGCTTCTCAAAGGTGATACCTCTGAATCTATTCGCTCTTTCGCTACTTCATATCAAATTCAATGGAAGTTTATCCCTCCACGCTCACCACACCACGGTGGTATTTGGGAAGCTGCCACAAAGAGCTTCAAATATCATCTCGTAAGAATAATGGGTAACTCCAATTTTACTTTCGAAGAACTATCCACTGTACTTTCGCAGATTGAAGCAGTGCTCAATTCACGCCCTATCTGTGCGCTCTCAGACGACCCGTCCGATTTTTCCTTTCTTACTCCCGGACACTTCCTTATTGGATCTAACTTAATGTCTTATCCTGCATTAGATCTCTCTgatattcaagaaaataaattgtcTTTGTGGAATAAATGCACAAGAATTCAGCAGCATATGTGGAAGGTTTAG
- the LOC140432938 gene encoding uncharacterized protein: MRKIWLERSNWDDHLSPNLLTQWNLFLQTLPHLSNLKIPRLLQNSSNVTSTQIHGFSDASLSAYGACVYLRTSHENGFISCNLISSKSRVSPVKVVTLPRLELLGVLLLSNLVTKILSVLIPSQSQINSVNLWTDSEVILAWINSHPSRWSTFVANRVTQIQELTSNHTWRHLRSKDNPADILSRGATPL; this comes from the coding sequence ATGAGAAAGATTTGGTTAGAAAGGTCGAATTGGGATGACCACCTCAGTCCAAATTTGCTTACACAATGGAATCTATTTTTACAAACACTTCCTCACCTCTCCAATCTCAAGATTCCTAGGTTGCTGCAAAATTCTAGCAATGTAACAAGTACTCAAATACATGGGTTTTCGGATGCAAGTCTTAGCGCGTATGGTGCTTGCGTTTATTTAAGAACATCACATGAAAATGGCTTTATCTCTTGCAATCTAATCTCCTCAAAGAGTCGTGTTAGTCCTGTAAAAGTTGTGACTCTTCCTCGATTAGAACTTCTAGGAGTATTATTACTCTCTAATCTTGTTACGAAGATTCTTTCTGTCTTGATTCCATCCCAATCTCAGATAAATTCTGTCAATTTATGGACAGATTCCGAAGTCATCCTCGCATGGATTAATTCACACCCTTCTCGTTGGTCTACCTTTGTAGCCAATAGAGTAACTCAAATTCAAGAACTCACCTCCAACCATACATGGAGACATTTACGATCGAAAGACAACCCTGCGGATATATTATCTCGTGGTGCTACACCCTTGTAG
- the LOC140432931 gene encoding uncharacterized protein has product MTDVAKIIKLRGHTKACITRIQTFVSKNQNVVLDCGQYIARKNVLNETYREYLNLQKELELEDFDKYCSDRDIVEEQYYNLDSYLYEKITQLSAKPVQTQPIVTNVIPSVSTIQNVKLPELKIPFFSGEISEWPSFFDVFTKLITNDKQLSNAQKLIYLKSVLRNEPLKLIDNLEITDSNFEIAIQNLCNRFENKYLIVNSHLNSLLNAPLITKPNAHALRDFLTQIKSHLAALENLNISNQLTDLILINLFTQKLDYNTKRSFETERNINKLPSLMEFLEFIERKCKILENLVPEYSHSPKQKQPSRFTSLNTVSNNLQYSSNNQYFKCFLCQNNSHKIYTCREFLNMSEDERFQTVKAKKACLNCLASGHSASSCTSASNCAKCNRRHHTLLHFSNASTHNSNSSRFRKNQDSRSLPTRNTHFQNTRHSQDSQENHNSQNTRQSHNMHDTPNSRTHSNVSRDPNTQSETSSSPAIPRIANQSQSNDVYRASSLSTLSGKKEVLLQTACVTIYDSHNNPVKVRCLTDSASQLSFITEELASRLKCIPYTKSLQISGISEICSTSNKMVDLNIFSNVNPTKHFTLSCAILPTITCKHPQITLDFNALKIPPNIHLADPEFCTPAEVQMLLGADVYFDLLTYGLIKLGPNLPTLTNTHLGYLVGGNVPQSSGSIDSYSILNIQENTQPRNEVSLFVQTQNTDSLVRSFWEIEEISSSTCTPKILTPSEQQAEDIFKSSLKILSSGRFQVDLPFKSPNEYKKLGESFFLAKKRFLNLEQKLIKSDQLYAQYKQFIHKYIALGHCRYVPLSTRNIHSDLKYFIPHHCVLKDSVTNKLRVVFDGSMKTTSNLSLNDIMLPGYTVQRELFDILINFRLFKYCIVADLRHMYRQIRVNPEQVFLLNILWRDSPQEDLKCLQLETVTYGLNNSGFLSTRCLKELAQKHSDKFPLASDALLNCCYIDDVLYGCKLT; this is encoded by the coding sequence ATGACTGATgttgcaaaaattataaaattgagaGGGCATACTAAAGCTTGTATTACTAGAATTCAAACATTTGTctcaaaaaaccaaaatgtagttttagaTTGCGGTCAATATATTGCacgcaaaaatgtattaaatgaaaCTTATCGCGAGTATCTCAACCTACAAAAGGAACTTGAATTAGAAGATTTTGATAAATATTGTTCAGATAGAGACATAGTTGAAGAACAGTATTATAATTTAGATTCATATTTGTACGAGAAAATCACGCAATTATCTGCAAAACCAGTTCAAACTCAACCTATTGTAACAAATGTAATACCATCTGTTAGCACAATTCAAAATGTAAAGTTGCCAgaattaaaaataccttttttctcGGGCGAAATCTCAGAATGGCCCAGCTTTTTTGATGTTTTCAccaaattaataacaaatgataaacaGTTATCTAATGCTCAAAAACTTATTTATCTCAAATCAGTGTTAAGGAATGAACCGTTAAAGTTAATTGACAATCTAGAAATAACTGATTCCAATTTTGAAATTGCAATACAAAATTTATGCAatagatttgaaaataaatatttaatagtaaACAGTCATTTGAACAGTTTATTAAATGCTCCACTCATTACAAAACCCAATGCACATGCTCTAAGGGATTTCTTAACTCAAATTAAAAGCCATCTCGCTGCCTTAGAAAACCTCAACATCTCGAATCAACTCACTGATTTAATTCTCATCAATCTCTTTACTCAAAAATTAGACTATAATACTAAAAGATCATTTGAAACCGAgcgtaatataaacaaactccCAAGTTTAATGGAGTTCCttgaatttattgaaagaaaatgcAAAATTCTCGAAAATCTTGTTCCTGAATACTCTCATTCTCCGAAACAAAAACAACCTTCTCGTTTTACTTCTCTTAACACAGTTAGCAATAATTTGCAGTATAGTAGTAATAATCagtattttaaatgtttcttaTGTCAAAATAACTCCCATAAAATATACACTTGCCGGGAATTCTTAAATATGTCTGAAGATGAGCGTTTTCAAACGGTCAAGGCAAAGAAAGCGTGTCTCAACTGCTTGGCTAGTGGTCATTCAGCAAGCTCATGTACCTCTGCGTCAAATTGCGCTAAATGTAACAGGAGACATCACACATTGCTCCACTTCTCTAACGCTTCTACTCATAACTCAAATAGTTCTCGTTTCAGAAAAAATCAAGATTCTCGTAGTCTACCCACTAGAAACACTCATTTCCAAAACACTCGTCACTCTCAAGACTCACAAGAAAATCATAATTCTCAAAATACTCGCCAGTCTCACAATATGCATGATACTCCAAATTCTCGTACTCACTCTAATGTATCTCGTGATCCCAATACTCAAAGCGAAACTTCAAGTTCACCTGCAATCCCACGAATAGCAAATCAATCTCAGTCTAATGATGTCTACCGAGCATCATCTCTCTCTACACTCTCAGGCAAAAAGGAGGTTCTACTCCAAACAGCATgtgttacaatttatgattctcatAATAATCCTGTCAAGGTTCGCTGCCTTACAGACTCAGCTAGTCAGCTTTCGTTTATCACTGAGGAATTAGCAAGTCGCTTGAAATGTATTCCTTACACAAAAagtcttcaaatttctggaataTCCGAAATCTGTTCGACGTCGAATAAAATggtggatttaaatattttctcaaatgttaatcccacaaaacattttaCACTCTCTTGTGCGATTCTCCCAACCATCACTTGTAAGCACCCTCAAATTACATTGGATTTTAATGCTCTCAAAATTCCACCAAACATTCACCTAGCTGATCCAGAATTTTGTACTCCTGCCGAAGTTCAAATGCTGCTTGGAGCAGATGTTTATTTCGACTTACTTACTTACGGGTTAATAAAATTAGGCCCTAATCTTCCTACCTTAACAAATACTCATCTCGGTTATCTTGTAGGTGGAAATGTACCTCAATCATCTGGGTCAATTGACTCATATTCTATACTTAACATTCAAGAAAATACTCAACCTCGAAATGAAGTATCCTTGTTCGTTCAAACTCAAAATACCGATTCACTCGTACGGTCGTTTTGGGAAATAGAAGAAATCTCGTCTTCTACTTGTACTCCAAAAATCCTAACTCCTTCGGAGCAACAAgccgaagatatttttaaatcgtcACTTAAAATATTATCATCTGGTAGATTCCAAGTAGATCTCCCTTTCAAATCTCCCAACGAATATAAAAAATTGGGCGAATCGTTTTTCCTCGCAAAGAAGCGATTCCTAAACCTCGAACAGAAACTGATCAAGTCAGATCAATTATACGCACAGTATAAACAATTTATTCATAAATATATTGCACTTGGACATTGCAGATATGTGCCTCTCTCCACTCGAAATATTCACtctgatttaaaatactttattccTCACCATTGCGTTTTAAAGGATAGCGTAACAAATAAGTTGCGTGTTGTCTTTGATGGCAGTATGAAAACTACCTCAAATCTAAGTCTTAATGACATAATGCTTCCTGGTTATACGGTACAACGCGAATTATTcgatattttgataaattttagattatttaaatactgtattGTAGCAGATCTACGTCATATGTACAGACAAATTCGAGTAAATCCCGAACAGGTATTTCTGTTGAACATCTTATGGCGTGATTCACCTCAAGAGGATTTGAAATGTCTTCAACTTGAAACTGTCACTTATGGATTAAATAACTCCGGTTTTCTCAGCACTAGATGTCTTAAGGAATTAGCTCAAAAACATTCCGACAAATTTCCCTTGGCTAGTGATGCTCTTTTAAATTGCTGTTATATCGATGATGTGCTGTATGGCTGTAAACTCACCTGA